The genomic DNA ATCATCGCGCAAGAGCGAGATAAACTTGCGGACCCAGACCGGCTCGCCGTTCTTATGCATGTACCGATTTTCAATTTCGAAATAGGGTAGCTCCCCCCTGAGAAGTCGCTTGGTCTCCTCAAGATTGGCGTCGCGATCCTCCACGTGGACCAACTCTGAAAAGTGAACCTGCAAGAGTTCCTCTTCGGTATAGCCCAACATCGCGCAGTAGGCCGGATTGCATTGCACGAAGTTTCCATCGAGATTGACGATGACGATTCCCGTCCCCGCATGCTCAAACACATTCCGGAACCTTGCCTCGCTCTCACGCAGTTTGGTTTCCGTCTGCTTGCGCTCGGTGATATCGCGCATGATCTTCGACGCGCCTATGATACGGCCCTGCTTATCTCGGACCAGCGAGATGGTCAACGACACCGAAATATCACGGCCGTCCTGGCAACGCCGCACGGTCTCATACTGCCGGATCGACTCGCCCTTCCGTAGGCGGTCGAGGATCGCGGACTCCTCCTCCAATCGATCGGGCGGAAAGAACAGGGTCACCGGTCGACCAATGACTTCGGCTGCCCTGTAGCCGAGCAGGGTTTCCGCAGCTCTGTTCCAACTCGTGATGGTGCCCTGCAAATCTTTGCCGATGATGGCGTCGCTGGTATTTTCGACAATCGCCGCGAGTCTGGCCTGTTCTTCCTCCGCTCGTACGATGGCATCAATGTTCGTCACCGACCCGACCCAACGGCTGACAATCCCTTCCTCGTCCCGCACGGGCAGCGCCTGCGCAATGACCCTGGTGTAACTTCCATCAGTACGGCGCAGACGCTGCTGCGACTCGAAGGCCCGGCCGGTCTCCATGCAGCGGAGCCATTGGCTAAGATTGACCTCCCGGTCGTCGGGATGCAGAGCTTCGACCCAACCATGCCCGGCCACCTGTTCCGGCGTCTGGCCGGTAAACCGGCACCAGTCTTCGCTCGTCCAGGTAATCAAGCCGGCCGCGTCGGTTTCAAACAGCATGCTCGGCACGGTCTCCGCCATCGTTCGAAATCTCAGTTCACTCTCACGCAGCTTCGCTTCCGCCTCCTTACGTTCGGTCGTTCCTATGTTCGCGGCCGACTGCGCCAGCCGCAGCCGTTCTTCACTCTCTTGAAGCCTCGCCTCGGTCTGCTTGCGCTCGGTAATGTCTTGTACGACCCCGGTCATACGGACGGGTTGTCCGGTCTCATCATAGTAGAACCGCCCGGTGCCGCTGATCCATCGCACGCTGCCGTCGGGATGCAGGAATCGATATTCATCGACATACGGTATGTCGCGCCGTGCCATCATACTGTTCAGCTTCTGCCACACGCGCCCGCGATCATCCGGATGCAGCAGGTCCGTGAAGGATTGGATGTGGTCGTGGTCCCGCCCCTCCCCTGAGCCGGCCGCCCCCTCATGCATGCCGAACCATTGGACCTCCCCGCTGACGATGTTCCATTCCCATGCACCGTAACCGGTGAGGATGTCCAATAGGCGGCTTTGGTGTGTGATTGAAGTTGGATTCGACCCGCGTGCGGGAAGGTCGTCCATGAACAGGCTCCAGAGGCTCTAGTCCAGCTGCCGCTATGGAGCCGGCAAACAGATCAGGAATGGTCTGCAAAAATGTTTGAATCTTCTACTTTTGCTTCACGCGATACAACCCTAGAACGTGGGATCGTACGAGGAGCAACATAATGAATGCGTATGAAGCAAAGGTGAACCCTCGATGAAGATCTCTTCACTCGAATGACTTGAGTTCATTCAAAATCTCGGGTGAGGAGACGCATGCCGGATGAAAGGAGACGTTGCGCCTTCTGTGGCATTATGTGCTCGGGGTAGTCCCAGTGCGTAATGGGGTTTTATTCGAAGTATAATCGCAAGACTATGGTTAGTGTCACGTTTCAATTGATTGACCGTCGAGACCGATAGGTCAACTGTCCACGGCGGGCAATTACCACATTCTCTTACCGTTTCGGTTTTACATATAACTAACACCTTGTTCAGTAGTGACGTCCCTCTCGCGCTCGGCACAGTCCGTAAATTGAAACGATGACTTCAGGACGTTATGGTGACACTGATCGCCGGCAGCTTGTTACTGGGAATCATCATCGTAGCCCTGTACTTCTTCGGGGCTTTCAAGTCTCCCTATATCGGCCTGCCCTACTTTTGGCTGTTCCGTTTTGCCTTGTTGCTCTTCTTGATGCTGCTCATGCTGACGTTTTGGTATAGCGGAAGAGAACCGCCCTGATCCGACCGTCAAGACACGGTAAATCAGTGGAGTGGAGTGATCTCGTCCGCGGAGATGCCTGCCTTTTGAACAATTGCGCCGTGCAGGCGCGACATACCGCAGGTTTGAGATGCCTTGCGCTTCGCATTCGAGCTGTAACCCATTCAGCTTACCGCCTCGTGAATCGCCCCGTACAACTGTTCCACCGCCGCTTCTTTGGTGAGCAACAGCGCCGACAGGGTCGTGTCATCGTGACATTCGACCGCCGAGGTTTTCTCATGCTGGCGCAACAGTGGGCATTTCTCCGCCATTCATCGCTTCTCCACTTCCCACCCACTGCACTGCATCAAGCCCGCGCTTGACGCCCATACTTTTATGCCATAGGAGCGGTGCTTCTCCATTGCGATCACGATTTCGAATCCATGAAAGCGATTGTGTCGTTTCAAACTCTCGACTGGACCGGCCTGCTCGTTTCTAGGTAAGCAGGGTTCTTTGTCCTGCCCACTCATGTCTTCAGCACATGTTGTATCGTCTGATACAGTTCATCCACAGCCGCTTCCTCCCATGGTGAACGCTTTATGGTTAATGGTGAGTGACGGGACGATCCAGATTCTGTCGGTGTCTTGGTTGTTGTTGCACCGTCGACCATTGACAGTGGGGAGAAGATGGCTTGTCCCATCATTTTTCCTGATGTACAGTAGCGGCATGCCACATGTCCTTCACCCCTATATCGAGTCCGACCAGTCCATTTGCGGCGGGAGCCCACGGTCGCCGGCACTCGTATTACGGTGAGGACGATAGCTACATATGTCTTGCAATATGGTCTTTCTCCTGATGAATTGCTCACCTACTATCCACATGTCGGCTTGGCGGCGATTTACGATGCGCTGTCGTATTATTACGACCACCGCACCGAGATCGATGCCGAGATAGCTTCGCAGAAAGATTGCGAATTCCCTCCCACGGCGGCCAGGTAACCCCCACTTGCGTGACATGATATTCTCATGAGGTCACTCACCGCTCTTCACTGTTTCACTCTTCACCACTCACTGGCCCTTCGGCACTGCTGTATCGTCTGATACAGTTCATCCACGTCCGCTTCTTTGGTGAGCAGCCTCGCGCTGTGTTGCGCCGGGTGGTACGTCCTGACGCAGGATATGATTCGACAATCAGCACACGGTACGTCGCACGTTGCACATTGATTGATGGATCAATGGGATGAGGAGAGCTTGTCGGCGGAGGCGCCGACCTCCTGAACGATCGCATCATGCAGCTGATCGACCGCCGTATCTTTGGGAAGGACCGTGGCGGCACCGGCCCGCTTCATCGCATCGCTGTTATCGTCACCGGTGTTGACCGAGATCCCGATGACGGTCGTCTCCGGCCATCGGTTCTTGATGTGTGCCGTGGCATCGATCCCGCTCATTCTCGGCATATTGATGTCCATCACCACCACGCGCGGATGGAACTCCCCGACCAGCTGTACCGCCTCCGCACCATCCCGAGCTTCTGCGACGACATGCAGGTCGTCATAGGCATCCAACACGAAACGGAGGCCTTGCCGTACCATGGCATGGTCATCAACGAGCAGAACGCGAGTAACTGCGTTCTTCTGGTGGAGTGCTGAGTGCTGAGTGCCGGGTGCTGAGTCGGGCAAGTGCTGAGTGTCCGACTGTCCGGACTCAGGACTCAGCACGTTCGCCTCAGTACTCCTTGCCAAGGGCAAGACGAGCATCGCTGTCGTTCCCCGTCCCGGCGCCGACTGGATGTCGAAAGAGCCGCCCAATGCCCGCATGCGCTCCCGGATGCTGAACAGTCCGAACTTCGAGGAGATCCCGCCGCTAGGAGTTCCTTCAGCAGCAGCACCAAGCTCGAAGCCTTTGCCTTCATCACTCACGGTCACGCGCAGACTGTCATCGCGCTGCTGCATGAGGACGGTGGCTTTGTCCGTCCCGGCATGTTTGGAAGCATTGATAAGGAGTTCGCGGACGGATTGAAAGAGCAACACGCGGTGAGCCTCCGGTAATTCAGGTTCGCGATTTTCGGGGACAAGAACCGTGACGGTCTGATTGTACTTCCTGAGATGCTCTCCCAACCATTTGAATCCGGCGGCCAACCCGTAATCATGCAACACGGATGGACTGAGTTCCGCGACGAGCGTACGGCTATAGGTCAACGCCTCCGAGAGCACCTCGTCCACCTTCGTCATCATCTCTGCCGCAGCCGGCACGTCGGCGATCCGACGTTTCCCCTGTCCGATCATCATCTTCCCATAGACCAGTAATTGTTGCAGATGATCATGGAGCTCGGTCGCCAACCGTTTGCGCTCCCGTTGCTCGGCCAGACTCAACTCGCTGGCCAGTGCCCGCAAGCGCTTTTGTGATTGCATGAGCTCGGCGGTCTTCATGCTGACTGTCTGTTCCAGCTCGACGTTCCAGCGCTGGAGGCACTGTTGGGCTTCGCGCAACGCTTCCTCGGCGCGGGCGCGTTCTACCGCCGCCCAGGTTCTCTCCGCCGTTTCCTGTAAGAGCGTGATTTCTTCCGTTTTCCACTGACGCGGTTCGGTGTGGTGAACGCCGAGATTGGAGACCCAGCGACCGCCTTTGACGAGAGGAACGCCGACGGCGGACCGGACATGTAGGCCGGCGAAAGCCCTTTTATCCGCCTCTCGTAAATCCGTAGCCGCATTCACATCGGAGATGACGACCACTTCTCCGCGCTTTAATGTTTCTACCGTCGCGTCGAAATCCGCGGTAGGAAAACTGCCGATGAGTTTCGGCACCCGTCCGCTCGTGTAATTATCCTGTACGATCCACGTGTCGCCGTCCGGCGTCATATCGGCGTAAAACACGCGGTCGGCCTGCAATGACTCGCCGACGACGCACATCGCCGCCCGTTGAATCTCCAACGGGTCGGACAGCGGGCGCAAGGCATCGCTCAATTTCAAGATAAATTCCTGTCGCCGCTCGCTCAGTTTGCGCTCGGTGATATCGAGCGACACGCCGCTGAACCGAACAGGCTCTCCGGCATCGTTATACGAGAACCGTCCGTGGAGCGAGAGCCATCGCAATTCACCGGTATCGGCTCGGTACATGCGATGTTCTTGCGCAAATAACCCCCGCTCGCGCTTCGCCCATTCGATCGCGGCCGTGTGACGGCCGCGATCATCTGGATGCATCCGCTCGCGCCAACGCTCCAGCGACACCGGTCCGGTTTGCGTCTTGTAGCCCTGCATGGCGGCATGTCGCCGGTTCCACACCGTCGCCCCCGTTAGCCAATCGATGTCCCAAAAGCCGAGGTCCGCACCGTCCAAGGCCAATCGCAGTCGCTCTTCACTATCGCGGAGCTGATTTTCCACCTGCTTCCGCTCGGTGATATCCGTCGCGATCCCGAGTACTTGCCGTACCTGTCCTTCGGCGTCCCGTTGCCACACGATATCCCGACTGAGAAACCATCGATACGATCCGTCGCGATGTCGGAAGCGATATTCCACCTGAGCGGGGACCCCGTCCTCCAATTCCTGAAAGCCTTCGAAATGCCGGAGCAATCGTATGGCATCCTCGGGATGTACGACGGTCGGAATGAAGTCCGCCCCCAAGGCATGAGCTTCCTCCGGGCTGTAGCCCAATACGACCCCGGTGTGTCGATTCACGTAGACATTCCGCTGTTCTTGGAGATCGAAGATGTACAGTACACCGGGAAGCACGGACGCCATTTCGCTGATGAATCGATGGTTTTCCCGCAACTGCTCCTCGGCCCGCACAAAAGCATCCACATCCGTCACCGATCCGACCCAACGTCGAATCGTACCTTGATCATCGCGCACGGGCAGGGCTTTCGCGATGACCCACGCATAGGTGCCGTCCGTTCGGCGCACCCGTTGCCGAGACTCGAAAGGCATGCCTCTCTCCAAACACTGGAGCCACCGGTCGAGATTGGGCGCCCGGTCTTCGGGATGTAGCGCCTCGGCCCAGCCGTGCCCCGCCACTTGCTCCGGTGTCTGTCCGGTAAACCGGCACCAATCCTGGCTGGTCCAGATGTTCCAGCCGGCGGCGTCGGTTTCAAAGAGGAAACTCGGCACGGCTTCCGCCATCGTGCGGAACCGTGCTTCGCTTTCGCGCAAGGCGTACTCCGCTCGAGCACGTTCGGAGGACTCCTTGTAACGGGAC from Nitrospira sp. includes the following:
- a CDS encoding diguanylate cyclase/phosphodiesterase (GGDEF & EAL domains) with PAS/PAC sensor(s): MDDLPARGSNPTSITHQSRLLDILTGYGAWEWNIVSGEVQWFGMHEGAAGSGEGRDHDHIQSFTDLLHPDDRGRVWQKLNSMMARRDIPYVDEYRFLHPDGSVRWISGTGRFYYDETGQPVRMTGVVQDITERKQTEARLQESEERLRLAQSAANIGTTERKEAEAKLRESELRFRTMAETVPSMLFETDAAGLITWTSEDWCRFTGQTPEQVAGHGWVEALHPDDREVNLSQWLRCMETGRAFESQQRLRRTDGSYTRVIAQALPVRDEEGIVSRWVGSVTNIDAIVRAEEEQARLAAIVENTSDAIIGKDLQGTITSWNRAAETLLGYRAAEVIGRPVTLFFPPDRLEEESAILDRLRKGESIRQYETVRRCQDGRDISVSLTISLVRDKQGRIIGASKIMRDITERKQTETKLRESEARFRNVFEHAGTGIVIVNLDGNFVQCNPAYCAMLGYTEEELLQVHFSELVHVEDRDANLEETKRLLRGELPYFEIENRYMHKNGEPVWVRKFISLLRDDEGRPMYGLALVTDITERRKTEQELLQAKEHLQRWAVELERAVNEKTSELVQSQTRLRSLAGELSLAEQRERKRLAGELHDHLQQLLVLGKLTVGQGKRSAGGPGHEIALNRVDDILSEALTYSRTLVTELSPPVLRDHGLAAGLTWLGAYMKKHEQTVTVKVPEGKEVQLPEDQVILLFQSVRELLINSSKHAGTGHATVTMELVDGNLRIIVSDDGAGFDLAAVAAGPHPSGGISSKFGLFSIEERMLSLGGRFDLYSTPGHGTTATLMLPFAQKEKTTRVARDE
- a CDS encoding putative histidine-kinase, coding for MEDFPRNTIDDSSARPPFTDFGAWDWDIISGDAQWFGAHERLIGMRTKSLSGNVEAFSHVLHPDDRRRVWKKVLGTMARRETQYSDQFRFLYPDGTVRWMSGTGRFYYDDSHRPIRMAGVVQDVTAVRRQEQALRENEAWQSGQKEAFQAAMNGASLEDSLRPLVGTAVQYFGGDARAAFYRVRADGATLGHVVGMSEAYARSVEGFKIGMDSLSCGLAMYQIAAVITPDVAQDPRWRPWLWLAQEHRFRASWSFPVRATDGPALGTLALYFNEPRQPTARDLELVDVLTHAATIIMSRYKESSERARAEYALRESEARFRTMAEAVPSFLFETDAAGWNIWTSQDWCRFTGQTPEQVAGHGWAEALHPEDRAPNLDRWLQCLERGMPFESRQRVRRTDGTYAWVIAKALPVRDDQGTIRRWVGSVTDVDAFVRAEEQLRENHRFISEMASVLPGVLYIFDLQEQRNVYVNRHTGVVLGYSPEEAHALGADFIPTVVHPEDAIRLLRHFEGFQELEDGVPAQVEYRFRHRDGSYRWFLSRDIVWQRDAEGQVRQVLGIATDITERKQVENQLRDSEERLRLALDGADLGFWDIDWLTGATVWNRRHAAMQGYKTQTGPVSLERWRERMHPDDRGRHTAAIEWAKRERGLFAQEHRMYRADTGELRWLSLHGRFSYNDAGEPVRFSGVSLDITERKLSERRQEFILKLSDALRPLSDPLEIQRAAMCVVGESLQADRVFYADMTPDGDTWIVQDNYTSGRVPKLIGSFPTADFDATVETLKRGEVVVISDVNAATDLREADKRAFAGLHVRSAVGVPLVKGGRWVSNLGVHHTEPRQWKTEEITLLQETAERTWAAVERARAEEALREAQQCLQRWNVELEQTVSMKTAELMQSQKRLRALASELSLAEQRERKRLATELHDHLQQLLVYGKMMIGQGKRRIADVPAAAEMMTKVDEVLSEALTYSRTLVAELSPSVLHDYGLAAGFKWLGEHLRKYNQTVTVLVPENREPELPEAHRVLLFQSVRELLINASKHAGTDKATVLMQQRDDSLRVTVSDEGKGFELGAAAEGTPSGGISSKFGLFSIRERMRALGGSFDIQSAPGRGTTAMLVLPLARSTEANVLSPESGQSDTQHLPDSAPGTQHSALHQKNAVTRVLLVDDHAMVRQGLRFVLDAYDDLHVVAEARDGAEAVQLVGEFHPRVVVMDINMPRMSGIDATAHIKNRWPETTVIGISVNTGDDNSDAMKRAGAATVLPKDTAVDQLHDAIVQEVGASADKLSSSH